Below is a genomic region from Scomber scombrus chromosome 3, fScoSco1.1, whole genome shotgun sequence.
gtacTTGTGGTTTATTCCTCACCATGCCTGCCCAGTGCTGGCCTGTTATTAGCTGTGTCGCTGGCTGCAGTTTGTTCTCGGCTGAGTCGGGAGTCTCTGGAAGGCTGCAgtcatccttccctcctctctcctgggGTCCTCTGCTTCTCCACCTCCCCCTTCTAGATGCTTCCAGCTGGTGTCCATTatgctgcaggtgtgtgtgttggctcaGGCATTTCGCCGCACCACTTAAGGCACTGTTGATCTGCACAGCTGATCAGAGCAATGCTGCTTTTACTGCGTTTAGTGGTGACACATCAGAAAAAGATGCTTTCATGCTCGTTTTTAGCAAATCAGAGCATCGTTCGTTGGAatttacacatttatctttACATCTATCTTTGCTTTTATCCTCTCTGCTGAGTCGGAATGATCAAACTCAAATATGATtacgtggtgtgtgtgtgtgtgtgttgacgtGTGTTAAAATGAGTCAGAAGTGGATGGAGGAGCTCAGCAAGTGCGGCAGCTCCACCACATCCAACTGAGTCTCAGTCTGTGACAAATGGGGCCAACCCCGCGGTAATCAGATTAGAGGACCTAAGTGACGTGCTGCAAATGTCCCACCTTGTGATCCCGCgcattcattttattacagCCGCCAGCTAATGAGATTACCCCTCAAAACAGAGCCTGCTCCATCAGGAAAACAcacctctgcagcagctgggagcagcagcagcagcacagcctcTAGGTTCACTCACCTCTccttctctatctttctctctctctctccatgctgGTGCGCTGGCCAGACTGCACTCACAGCTCCACTACCAGTCTAATCCATGTTTGTGCCTTGGATCTCCTCCACAGGAAACCCAGGATCAACTCCCAGCTGGTTGCCCAGCAGGTGGCTCAGCAATACCCAATGCCTCCCCCGCCcaagaaggaacggagggagagGAGCGAGCGCTCGGACAAGGAGCGCCCAGAAGGCGAAGGTGAACGCGCCATAGGAGAGGGACGTCCCGAAGGCGAGCGTCCGGAGAGAGTTAGGCCAGAGCCGGACACCCCGGAGAAAGAGAAGAACGATAAGAGTGATAAGGAACAGCCAATCAAAGACAAACCCGACAAAGAGAAGGAAATCAGCCCGGCCGTCACGAAGAAGCCCAGCATCAAAAAGACCAGgtgagcgtgcatgtgtgtgtggaggattcagtgctgtgtgtgtgtgtgtgtgtgtgtgtgtgtgtgcgtgtgcgcgcgtgtgtgtgtgtgtgtgtgtgtgcgtgcgtgcgtgttgtATTATCCTCTTCACGGTGTTCCCGTTTTTCCCTCCAGACCCAAATCAGACACCCATCAGAGCCCACCCAGCGACAAACAGAGCATACAGTCCGGCAAATCAACAACCAAGACCAACAAGAACTCTCACATTTCCAGGTGTGTAACATCGTCTTCTCCTCTGCACAACACATGGTTTCACATCTCTGACTGCACTCTGTGTGTTTAGAGGAAGGCACAGCGAAACCACAAATGATTCACAAATGATCTTTTACACTAAACACCCACTCTCACTTTATACACACTTGCTCTGACTGTTCATGTGTCAACTGATGAATTGAGCAATTTAGTGTAAACTCCCACACGAATGCTAGCAGCCCCTCCCCCCTTGTTGTTGTTGAGACACAGATGTTGGATTTCTAGTAAATAACTAGGGTAACTTTTTTCGGGGGGGTTTTTCTCCCTCATCAGgcccaaactgaagaacattgACCGGAGCACCGCCCAGCAGTTGGCCATCACCGTTGGGAACGTGACGGTGATCATAACAGACTTTAAGGAGAAGACCCGCTCTTCGTCCACGTCCTCGTCCACCATCACGTCCAGCGCGGGCTCCGAACAGCAGCACCAGAGCTCCGGTTCCGAGAGCATGGACAAGGGCTCGTCGCGGGCCTCCACCCCGAAAGGGGATCTCTCTGTGGGGCACGACGAGTCGTTCTGAGGGTTCCACCTGcgccctctttttttcctgcccCGTCCTCAACCCTGCTCAACTACCCCCCCTTGCCcctccccttttttctctccccccacCACACATTTCTGGACACTATGGATCCCATAGGGGGGGGAAGAgatttcaacctttttttcccactgcTGCTGCCCTGCCTCCATTCCATGAACCACCCACCTGGATGCTGAGAGGAGCTGGCTGGCTGAGAGGAAACAGCACAGCGTGCCTGTCGAGAGGGGGAGAGGAatgccccctcccccacctGCTCGCAGGTCGCACGCGTTGTACAGGCAAGGAGAGCTGGGCTGTAAGGAATAAAATGTCCCTActacccccaccaccacacacaacCCCCTCCCCCTGCGGTAGCATCCAGACACTtgtatgtattgttttatatttgtacgTGGATGTGAGGCCAAGTcgacttttatttttgtttgtttgtttttttgtttttgtaaagaaGAATTCTCCGCTGGGCACAATAACCACcatcattttaataactttaaacTATTATTACCCTTATTTATTACCTGTTGCACCTGTATACTTTgatatttctcctttttatgtTGAAGCTTTGCTGTGTAGCTCTGCCGATCGATCGttccttcagtgtttttattacaatttgaaatgaTACAACAAGACTCGAgtcacagacagatacacaataacacacacatttacacacacacacacacacacacacacactggtgctAGATACACTGTGAAGCGGTTTTGCAAATCTGGGATTGCCCATTCACTCAATGTGACAAAGTGCTGATGAATCAAATTCTCATTCACTTTTCTCAACAACACTGTCTCACTCTGAACACTGTCGGGACCTCCATCAGGTCCGTCTAACTCGCTCTGTACAGGTCAACGTGCATCCGAAGAAGGTCACCACCGAACTTCAGACACCTGACTTTTACAACTAGACTGTCTCTGATTTAGTATGCTATAGCAGATCTCTTCTACAGTATCTTATGTCCTTAACTGTACAGTGTAGGCTGTTGTGTAAAACACTAAAAAGCTGTTGATATTTTCTGCATTCCGTACTTAAATATTGAGTTTGTCTGGCTTGAAAGGTAGAGCTGCCCTCTCAGCTCTTGAGccagagtttttctttttaatttcagttgtgACTGAAGGATGGTTACATGCAGTTCAGCTTGGTGAAACCATAAGGAACTGTAAAAAATTCGACCTGTTGTGTCAAGCTGTTGTGAATCGattccttttattttcttaagTCGTGGGTCCTAAAGGCGACTTTGAATCTTCCCCGAAACAAGTGCAAAGACATGAATAACTTACAAAGATTGACAATTGAAttgacttgttttattttttttaattttattttttttaaatattaatttaagaCTCCTATCattgaaggttaaaaaaatattgcagtAGTTAATGGAACAACACAATTGctctttcaattttttttagaaCAGCAAGGcttatttaaaggttttaattCACTTTCACCTTAGCTGATACTAGAACATCATTTCCTTTTAACTGTATGAAATTgtataaagaataaatgtgtatatgatatcttagttttatttattgaaggACCAAAGGAATTTCATAATGACATGATACATAGACAGATGAATAACAATTTGAAATGCAATTATCTAATGTGTGAGATGAATAACAGTTTAAATAAAGACTAATATAATCCATGTAAACGGTGTTCTTATTGTCCACTTGTCTCTGTGCACGGCTAAATCGGGGCAGAGAATGTCACGCTGTGAGCTCGTGAGTTTTGAAGAACACCCACCCCAGCTCCACATTCAGTGGTGGATCTtggatgagagaaagagagagagagagagaaagagacagaatggGGTGTGGGAAGGCAGCTGAGACGGGTCAAAACCTTTTGGCCTCCCCTCCTATTCACTCTGTAGCTCCCCCCAACTCACCAATTGAGCCGCTCCCAGAGCAACTAAAAACCAGGTTAGGTGAGGTTAATATGTCCCCCTGAACACTCGACATATCCTAGCAGGATTTAAAGGAGGTGAGgtaggggagggggggcatgAAAAGCTTTGCAGTTTCACACGTGGGGATGATAATCATATGTGTGTCGTAAGCAATGTTTCAAGTCCAGAAGATAATGTGTTCctaacttctttttcttttccctgcTCTTACGCTATGGTTAATATGTAATTATGTACTTTTATTGCATACAAATATGGGATCAGTGTTCAAAGTGAGGAAAAGCAATGTGAATAAAGCTCAAGCTGGGACTGTTTAGGTtaaaaggggggagggaggggtgggagaTGTTTTTGTCCAATTTTTACTGAGAAAAACACCCCGCTTTGTAATGCAATCTATTAGAAACGGGCCCTAAAAAGCCATCTTTTCACCTGCCTTATCTGCAACCACGTTCACTTGACTGAGTACTCCAACAGAAAGGATTCATTGTTAAATTATTGACAAATGGCCATTTGCTGAGTATATGAATTATTGCTTGTATatagaattttaaaaaggtgcaaaagcaaaaaacacTATGAAAAATGGCATTGGAGCTGAaagtcttttgtttttcctgtttcctttcCGCGCAAGCAGTTCTGTTCTTGTGTGCGACCAGTAACCTTAATTTACTGTGTAAAGATGGTTACATTTTTTAGCTTTGTTTGTCAGAGACCCAAATATAGAATGCTTGTTTACTGACTGTATAACCTTAACCGTGAATTTCCAATTAAGTGTATTATACAAACTCATTTCTTCCTATAACAATGTCTTGTACAATGCTTTTAAAAGTTATTGCTCggtttaaacaaaaaaaaaagaaaaaaaagtgtaaaaaaaaattgtaggGAC
It encodes:
- the rybpb gene encoding RING1 and YY1-binding protein B, which produces MGDKKSPTRPKRQAKQTADDGYWDCSVCTFRNTAEAFKCSICDVRKGTSTRKPRINSQLVAQQVAQQYPMPPPPKKERRERSERSDKERPEGEGERAIGEGRPEGERPERVRPEPDTPEKEKNDKSDKEQPIKDKPDKEKEISPAVTKKPSIKKTRPKSDTHQSPPSDKQSIQSGKSTTKTNKNSHISRPKLKNIDRSTAQQLAITVGNVTVIITDFKEKTRSSSTSSSTITSSAGSEQQHQSSGSESMDKGSSRASTPKGDLSVGHDESF